CCGCGGCGGCGACCCGGAGCGCCAGGTGGCGTTCCTGGGGATGCGCGCCTGAGCCCGGCCGTAGGCGCGCCGTGACCGCCCCGACCTGGACGCCCGACGTGGGCCTGTGCGCGGTGTGCTACTACGCTCGCGTCGTCGAGAGCCGGAGCGGCTCGCGGTTCTACCTGTGCACCCTGGCGGCGGCCGACCCATCCTTCGCACGTTACCCGCGCCTGCCGGTGCTGGCGTGTCGAGGCTTCGCGCCGGGCGGCGCGGACGACGACGCGAACGACGGGGAGACGCAATGAGCGAAGCGCTATACACGGCCCGCGCGGAGGTCCGCAAGGTGGAGGGACTGCACCGACGCGCGCGTCTGGAGACCGGGCACGAGGTGGACTTCGGCGTCCACGGTCCCATCAAGGAGTACTACCGGCTGGGCGGAGCCGATCTGCCGCTACCGGTGGACTTCGTCGTCGCCGCCGCCGGCGGCTGACTGCTCGGGACCCTCAACGGCGCGCTGGAGGCGCGCGAGATCGTGCTGGATCCGGACGCCATTCAGGCGTCGCTGGAGGGCCACAACGAAGTGCGGGAGCGCATCCCCGTGCTGACCCGCATTCACGTAAAGTACCGGCTGCGCATTCCGCCGGGTAGCCGCGAAGTGGTGGACCGCGCGCTGGCCCGCCACGTGGACAAGTGTCCCACCGCGCAGACCCTCAAAGGAGCGGTAGAAGTGACGTGGGAGGCGGACATTTCGGAGGCCTGAGTCTCGTCTTGCAGCGAAATCCCGTTTCGCATACATTCTTCCCGGAGGTTGGCGGCGAGCGCGGCCACAAGTAGCACCGCGGTCAGTGGGGGCAGAACCCCCACTTTTTTATTGTAGAAGGTTCGGCCGACCAGGTCGGGACAGGGCGCCGCAAGGCGCCTTCCGCATCTGGGATCGGGGACGGCGGCATGTCGGACGGTCTCGAGCAGGTGATCGAGCACAGTCTGGAGCAGCAGGGATTGGAGCTGGTCGAGCTGGAGCAAGCGGGTTCGCGCCAGCGGCCGATTCTTCGTCTGCGGGTGGACCGGTCGGAGGGTGGATCGGGCGAGGGCGTGACGGTAGGCGATTGCGCTCGCGCGAGCCGCGTGTTGGAGGCGTTGCTCGAGGCGCGCGCCGACATCCCTGAGCGCTACACGCTCGAGGTGTCTTCGCCGGGAGTGGAGCGGCCGCTCGTGCGCGAGCGCGACTTCGCTCGCTTCGCCGGCGCGGAGGTTGCCCTGAAAGGGGAAACCGAGCTGGCCGAACGGGCCAAGCGGCTGGAGGGTACGCTGCTGGGCCTGAGTGAAGACGGCGCCGCCGTGAGGCTGCGCTTGCACAACGGTGAAGAAGTCGAGGTGCCGCGCGAACACATCACGCGCGCCAACCTCGTATTTCGCTGGGGCGGGAAGAGCTAGGGGGTCGCCGG
The genomic region above belongs to Gemmatimonadota bacterium and contains:
- the rimP gene encoding ribosome maturation factor RimP — encoded protein: MSDGLEQVIEHSLEQQGLELVELEQAGSRQRPILRLRVDRSEGGSGEGVTVGDCARASRVLEALLEARADIPERYTLEVSSPGVERPLVRERDFARFAGAEVALKGETELAERAKRLEGTLLGLSEDGAAVRLRLHNGEEVEVPREHITRANLVFRWGGKS
- a CDS encoding OsmC family protein; protein product: MLGTLNGALEAREIVLDPDAIQASLEGHNEVRERIPVLTRIHVKYRLRIPPGSREVVDRALARHVDKCPTAQTLKGAVEVTWEADISEA